GTATATGCTACTGCAGATGTTGCTAACCTTGATGAGGTAACTGCTGCCTGTGCAAAAATTACAACGGAAATTGGCAACATAGATATCCTGGTGAACAATGCAGGTATAGCCAAATTTGGTAAATTCCTGGATCTGGAAGTTAGCGATTGGGAAAGCATTATAAAAACCAATTTATTTGGTCCCTACTATTTTATTAAGCAAATCTTACCTCAAATGCTGGAACGTAAAAACGGTGATATTGTAAATGTTTCTTCAACAGCAGGACTTAAAGGTTCTCCGTTAACAAGTGCCTACAGTGCGTCCAAGTTTGGTCTGATTGGCCTATCGGAGTCATTGATGTTCGAAGCAAGAAAGTCTAACGTACGCGTATTCACACTTACTCCTAGTACTATTGCAACAGATTTGGCAATAGAAAATAAGCTTACCGATGGCAATCCAGACTCAACCCTTCAACCGCAAGATTTTGCAGAGCTGTTGGTGGCACATTTAAAACTTCCAAACCGTGCATTGGTTAAAGATGTTAGCCTTTGGTCTACAAACCCATAAAAGTAGAAAAGCCGCTAGTTGCGGCTTTTCTACTTTTATGGGTTAATGCAATTTGACGGATCAATTCAGAGAAACGTAAAGTTCATTTTGTGTTAACCATTTGCCATTTACCTTACGCCACATTGCGGCATAATTACCGTAATATTTATCATTTTTATAATTCCATGTTCCACTTTCCCAAGCTGTATCCCCCGCCTTGCTGATGGTTATGACATCTGGAATGCGTTCAAACAATGGGCTACTATTTGAGAACATATATTTCCAGTTAGCAGCAATTTTAGCTTTTCCAACCGTATAACTGCCATCTCCGGCAATCTGCACAAAATCTTTCATCCAATGTTTCGAAACTCCTGCCACATCTTTTTTTGCTATACACCTGTTTGAGTCAAGCCTTGCTTGTTTAATTAATAAAGTATCTGTTGAATTCATTAGACCTGTATCTTCATTTTGTCGCACAATGTAAGAACTTTTACGCATCTAATGTGTTCTAACCTATATCAAACTCTAAAAACATGGGACTATTAAAGACAGCATTAATAGGCGCCGCAGTATACGGCGCTATTAAGTATATTACAAAAAAAGATATCAATGGACGTTCATTAGCAGATGACCTTAAAGATAAGGCACCGGAATGGATGGAAAAAGTCAAAAGCGTAAAAGATGAGTTCAAAGCAGAATTGGGACGTCAACGATATTAGCAACAGCTACTATAGTAACTGTTGCTGTTTCATAAAGTCCTGCTCTTCTTTAGTAATATGATCATCATCAATTGCTGGAGCAGCGGTAATACCTACTACTTTTAATTCATCCAAAATATCTACAAAATTCTTGTAGTGTGCTCCTGCTGTGGGCTTAATGATTACAAATAAAGACTTTTTAGGATTGTTGACA
This is a stretch of genomic DNA from Candidatus Pedobacter colombiensis. It encodes these proteins:
- a CDS encoding nuclear transport factor 2 family protein, which codes for MRKSSYIVRQNEDTGLMNSTDTLLIKQARLDSNRCIAKKDVAGVSKHWMKDFVQIAGDGSYTVGKAKIAANWKYMFSNSSPLFERIPDVITISKAGDTAWESGTWNYKNDKYYGNYAAMWRKVNGKWLTQNELYVSLN
- a CDS encoding YtxH domain-containing protein, whose amino-acid sequence is MGLLKTALIGAAVYGAIKYITKKDINGRSLADDLKDKAPEWMEKVKSVKDEFKAELGRQRY
- a CDS encoding 3-ketoacyl-ACP reductase, yielding METLNNKTALITGAGKGLGKAIALTLAAEGVNLALVARTVSDLEKVSEQAKQINPAIKVVYATADVANLDEVTAACAKITTEIGNIDILVNNAGIAKFGKFLDLEVSDWESIIKTNLFGPYYFIKQILPQMLERKNGDIVNVSSTAGLKGSPLTSAYSASKFGLIGLSESLMFEARKSNVRVFTLTPSTIATDLAIENKLTDGNPDSTLQPQDFAELLVAHLKLPNRALVKDVSLWSTNP